The genomic window TCCTTAAACGAACTTGCCGACAAGGTAGGCATGAGCAATGTCAACCTATCGAACCTAAAGACCGGCAAGATGAAAGGCATACGCTTTGAAACTATGGAAGCGATATGCAAAGTCCTCGACTGTCAGCCGGGGGACTTATTTGAATATATCAAAGAGGAATGAACCGCCGTTTTTCAGTTAAGAGTTAACAGTTAACAGTTAACAGTTGAGGTGCGGCTTACGCCGCTTATGGCCATTCGGCCGTTCCAACCTGACGATTTCAGCTAAATCGTAGGACTTGCACCCGAAGGGGGTGGCGGCAGCTTCGCTGCCGCAGGGGGGGCGCATGAGCTGTCTGCGACAGCTCGAAAGCCCCCCTACAGTAGCGTGAGATAAGTGAGAGACTACCCTTGAAGCTATTCTGTAGGAGAGATTTTCCTTCAAGGCGGCTCTCTCGTTTCCCAGGCGCACCTCAATTATGCATTCTTAATTCTTAATTCTGCATTATAGAAAAAGCCCGGCAGCTAAGAAAGATACTCATATAGAAGTTTTGCCCCTGAGTGTTACAAAGCACTCAGGGGCATTATAAATATTCATGTTGCCTTAATGCTCTATGATTTTAAGGTCAATGCTATTATTTACCGATAAACGAACTCTTCCACCGATAGGAAAAGAGATCATCGGAAATACATGACCGAAATCTACACCAAATACAATTGGAATGTCAGGAGATACTTTGTCCTTGACGATTGCTTTTACAATATCTTCGGTCATTTTGCAGCTTTCATCAAATCTGCCGAACACGATTCCTCTTATCGTGTCTGCTCCGCTGATTTGAAGAAGCGATTGCAGATTACGGTCAAATTCGCACACGAAGTAATCGCCCATGATATTATCATCTTCAAGGAACAATACTCTATTTTCAATCTCAGGCATATAAGGCGTACCCTGCAACAGATTCAACGTACAAAGATTTCCTCCTATTATCTCGCCCTCACATTTTCCTTTCTGAATAACTGTATAACTTTGCGAAGCTACTGACGGTGTGACAGCGAAAGAAGCGTCACTCATTATACATTCCGAAAAGTATTTTTCCGTATATTCACGCTCGTTAAGAAATCCGAGTGCCGCAAGGTGAGGTGCATGGTATGTCACCAAGCCCGTTTTTGCATAAACTGCATTAAGTAAAGCTGTTATATCCGAATATCCGCAAAGTATCTTCGGATTTGCTCTTATCAGCTCATAATCAAGATACGGCAATATTTCATTTGCATTAAATCCACCGATACAAGCCATTACTGCCTTGACGTTTTTATCTGCAAATGCTTCATGTATATCATCGACACGAGAGCGAATAGACGAAGATAAAAACATATTAGTTTCTCTGCAATTTTTGGAAAAGGTTACATTGAAGCCCTTGTCCTTCAGAAAAGTGAATGCGCTGTCATAAATATCAGGACGAACCCTCGTCAAACTGCTTGACGGAGCGATAATGCGAATCTCATCTTCTGGGTTCAATTTTTGGGGTATCATTCTGTCACCGCCTTATTAAGGCAATACCGCACAACCACCGGCGGATACCTTTGTGTGCCATCTACTTGCGCATCTGACACACAATGGTCGTGCGGTATTGCCTTAAATTCCGATTTTCACGAGCAAGCCGTGTGCTTGCTCTTACTTCTTTATTGTACCACACCTCCCCCGAAAAAGCAATACTCATTTTCATCAAACATAAACTTGAACAGTCACACAGCTCCAAATGCTCTGACGAGCGAGAGAGCGACTATAAGAGATCATTCAGAAATATTTTCATAGAAACGATGATAACAAATCATCCCGACCTGAACGGTCGGAAGAATATCAAAATCAAACCCAGCAAGCACGGTATTCATGGGGTACATTTTGAAAAATGACCACCCTGAATACAACAGCTTGTCAGAGGGTTTTGGCTAACCGCCCCGTCCCCTCTGTCTCGTTCCTCGACATCTCCCCGCACTGTGGGGAGTCACCCCTAAGACCCCGCTTGAAAAAGTGATATAATAGACAATGAAAATGGGCGAATACTATTATTTTGGAGGTTTGTCTATGAATGTAAAATCAGACGAGGAACAGAAGTCAAAGGTGCTGAGAGTCCGCTTAAATGACTGTGAGTTTGCCAAGCTGAAACAGTACACGGAGGAAAGCGGAGTGCGTATACATTCAGCTACTTCACTGGCTTGACGAGTGCAGTGATGAGGACGAATAATCAGCAGGGCAAGCTGTTTCGGCAGCTCGCCCTTGCTATGTCCTGTGACGAACGGAAATGCCCATCAACGCCGTTCGAGCCTGCGGAGCGAAACTATACTAAACGCATAAAATCACCCTCAAAACGCTTGTAAACGCTTTGAGGGTGTGCATTGAAATCAATATTAGATATTTTGGGGGTTTCATAATCTTTCGACGATCGGTACTACATTCTTTTCTATGAAATCCACTCGGTCGAATATCCTCGGTTTAAATGTGCCTGTGATACCTACCGATATTCTTTTTTCGGGGTCGGCATAGATGATATTGCCGCCGTCACCGATAGCTGCAAATATCGGTTTATCCTTATACGGTCTGTACCAAAGATAACAATACCCCATATTGCCAAACATCTCACCCAGCTGCAATTTTGGCGAAGTCATCTGCGCTACCCATTCGCCTGACAGCACTTGAATGTCACCGTATCTGCCCCCGTTCACCAACATCCACCCTATCTTCGCCATATCATAAGCCGAGAGTGTCAGCCCCCATCCTGCGGTGACAGTATTCTGTGGATCGGAATACCACTCATTTCCACGGGGGTTCTTATTCATCAGGAAATCAAACTGGTCGTCCTTGTCGCTTGCGCCGTGTATCTTGTGCTTTGGAATATCCATAGGTAAAAAGAGATACTCGTTTGCAAAGTCTATGCACTTCATTCCCGTTGCGTTTTCGATGACACCTGCAAGTATCTGGATACCAAGCGTCGCATACTTAAATTCACCTGTTATTCCCGATCTTCCACCGAGCAGATCAAGTGCCGCCTTCGTCCAGTCGTCTGAGGTGCAGACCTTTGTCCACGGCTCTGAACGATATTTGTATGGTGCGGTCATTGTCAGCAAATGCTCAAGGGTGACATTATAGATAGTTTTTTCTCCTTGTTTAACAGTGTAATCAGGAAAAAAATCCAGCACCTTCTGCTCTGTGCCTTTGATAAAGCCCTTGTCAACGGCTATCCCTGCAAGTATAGCCATTACTCCTTTAGTGACAGACATTACATTTACAGCACTGTCAATATGAAAGCCGTGCCAGTTGTCGCTGTATACAATTTCACCGTTTTTTATAGCACATATCTGACAGATGTTGCTCTCGTTTCCCTTGCTTTCCTCTACATACTTATGAAGCTCGTTCTTTGTCATAACATACCTCCGACAATAAGTTCTGTATATTCGATCGAAGTTTCATACAGTATCTTTATTGTATCAAATCAAATTTTTAATGTCAACAGCTATTTAAAAAAGAATTGACAGGATCCTGCAAATGCCTGTATGAAAAGAGAAAGCTCTCTTAAAACGCTTACGGAGCATTTCCGAGAGCTTGCAGTTATTCGTTCCAATTGGGATTTGAGGGTTTGTGTCCCGATATGATATGAAACTTGTCCACATTATCAATGATATTAGCAGTGCAATCGGAGCCGTTTATCGCAGCGCTTTGCATAGCAAGACCGTATATCTCCTGAATGCTGTCATACTGTTCGATAATATCCTCGACAGCACTCATGTGAACAGCCGTTTTTGCCGAGCCAGCCGTTCATATCAAGCACGATACCGCCGAACACTGTCAGAAACGCCGCTATGAGGCAAACCGCAATATAATGCCGCTTACTGCTCAACAACTCTCTTACCGCAAGAGAAATGGTCAGACGTTTAAGGTCAAGGGTATGCTTTGAAACGGTCTGACGACTGTTTTCTCTGTCAAGTATCGCACTGACAGGCGTTATCCTGTCAAGTCTGCGGCATGGCAGAACTATGATGATTGATATTATGACTATCCAAACAGCCGTAAATATTGCTGCAAACGGCAGGGATATTTCAGCAGGCACAATAATTCCCAGCGAGGTCACAGCATTTGCGGAAACCATCTTAGATACGGGCATTGATATTATTATCCCGAACAGCAGCCCAAGCATTGCCGCTGCACCGTATTCACAAAGATACACACGCTTTATAGATCCGCTCGTGCAGCCGATTGCCTTTAGTATGCCGATATTGCTCTTTTCCTGCCCGATTGTAAATGTGATCGTGTGGGATAGCCTATAATGACATCCGGCTTGAAATTGGAGAGCTTTTTAATAAGCTCATATGTCGGTATCTGAACATCAAGCACCAGTTTTTCAAAGCCGAGATCGTCAAGCCCGTCACCGACAGCCATTGCTCCGCCATACCTGCCGTCTGCTGCGGCTATATAGAGTATCTTTGGCTTCTGCTGCTTGAAACGCAGTATTTCAGGCATTGACATATTCCACAGCGCCGCACGGATAATGCCGATCAGCATTGTATCCCACGCCTTATCATCATAAAGGAAATAGGCAGGCTTTCCCGTACTGCCCGAACTGTGAACGATGTGATATTTACCGCCGAGATTTTTGCCTGCGTTTTTTTCGGTGTCAAAACGGCGCATCTTTTCCTGTGTGATACCCTTGACGGTCACTATATCCTCAAAGCGGTCGATAAGTACCTGCTTGTCGATAGTCGGGAAGCGCTCTATCGGCATTTTGTCAATGTTCTGTCCGGTTATTCCTGCCGCACGAAAAGCCGCCCTGTAATAGCGGGAGTGCTCAAAAGCAAACCTAAGCATTCTGCGAAGCCGCCTTTGCTGTATATCGAGCACCGCTTTTCGTGGCAGCCTTGCAGCTGCCTTTGCCGCTGTCAGCCTTAAAGCGACTTCTGCAAATGTCATAGCTATTCCTCCTGACCATTTATGCTGAATGTGTATTTTTTATCATAGTTTTCTCTGTGGCAGTATACTGCTTCACCTGTCTTCTGATCGAATACTGCGCTCCATTCAGTTGTCTCGCCGTCATTATAGTGGTGCTTTGAAACGCTTTCAAGTGCGCTCATTACACTTTCCGAGTCAAAGCTCTCGGTATCGGAGATCGTCTTCATCAGTATATCGTACCTCTCGTGAGACTGCTGCGTTCCTTTGCCGTTTTTCTCGCCCTCGGCAAAATAGAAATTCGTCACAACGGGAGTGTCAGTAACTATCATCTCATCGTTCAGATATTCGACAGCCACGCATTTTCCGCTGTTATCCGCAACAGCAAAATGCACCGTCATTCCCTTTGAAGCGTGCATATCGTACTGTCCGAGAAGCTGTATCGCTTCATCAACAGTTGCTGCCTTGTCAAGCAGCAGCCGCACCGCTGTAGTCGTAGTTATATCGGGCTTATCTGTATTCTGATCTACCGCTTCATTGTCCTCGATCATGTTGACCGATACGCACAAGCCCTTTTCATTCATTCCGTCGAGGGGCGCATATATAGCTGCTGTAACAAGCGACTTATCAGACAGCAGACCGTCAATGCCGATAAAGTTTGTGTTGGTCGTGCATATCGAGGAATAGCCGCTGTCGTGGTGTGAAATGACAACAAGAGCATCACAGTTATACCAATCAAAATTGCGCCCGAAGTAATATCCGTTTTCACCCTTTGCAGAAAAAGCCGAGCAGCCGAAGTTATCACCGCCAAAGCTGCCTGTGATATCTCCGAGCATATTTTTGCTTAAGA from Ruminococcus sp. NK3A76 includes these protein-coding regions:
- a CDS encoding helix-turn-helix transcriptional regulator yields the protein MAIIVRLDRMMADRKMSLNELADKVGMSNVNLSNLKTGKMKGIRFETMEAICKVLDCQPGDLFEYIKEE
- a CDS encoding serine hydrolase encodes the protein MTKNELHKYVEESKGNESNICQICAIKNGEIVYSDNWHGFHIDSAVNVMSVTKGVMAILAGIAVDKGFIKGTEQKVLDFFPDYTVKQGEKTIYNVTLEHLLTMTAPYKYRSEPWTKVCTSDDWTKAALDLLGGRSGITGEFKYATLGIQILAGVIENATGMKCIDFANEYLFLPMDIPKHKIHGASDKDDQFDFLMNKNPRGNEWYSDPQNTVTAGWGLTLSAYDMAKIGWMLVNGGRYGDIQVLSGEWVAQMTSPKLQLGEMFGNMGYCYLWYRPYKDKPIFAAIGDGGNIIYADPEKRISVGITGTFKPRIFDRVDFIEKNVVPIVERL
- a CDS encoding FtsX-like permease family protein translates to MTFTIGQEKSNIGILKAIGCTSGSIKRVYLCEYGAAAMLGLLFGIIISMPVSKMVSANAVTSLGIIVPAEISLPFAAIFTAVWIVIISIIIVLPCRRLDRITPVSAILDRENSRQTVSKHTLDLKRLTISLAVRELLSSKRHYIAVCLIAAFLTVFGGIVLDMNGWLGKNGCSHECCRGYYRTV
- a CDS encoding S66 peptidase family protein; translation: MIPQKLNPEDEIRIIAPSSSLTRVRPDIYDSAFTFLKDKGFNVTFSKNCRETNMFLSSSIRSRVDDIHEAFADKNVKAVMACIGGFNANEILPYLDYELIRANPKILCGYSDITALLNAVYAKTGLVTYHAPHLAALGFLNEREYTEKYFSECIMSDASFAVTPSVASQSYTVIQKGKCEGEIIGGNLCTLNLLQGTPYMPEIENRVLFLEDDNIMGDYFVCEFDRNLQSLLQISGADTIRGIVFGRFDESCKMTEDIVKAIVKDKVSPDIPIVFGVDFGHVFPMISFPIGGRVRLSVNNSIDLKIIEH
- a CDS encoding C45 family autoproteolytic acyltransferase/hydolase, producing MRKEMITAVVCTLMLTACGNSPESGNSSSVTTDIQTDSSGAETVKIEETVSGDITELESGLSYAEFEGDYRFDKFLSEGGAESDMSVIAFLSKNMLGDITGSFGGDNFGCSAFSAKGENGYYFGRNFDWYNCDALVVISHHDSGYSSICTTNTNFIGIDGLLSDKSLVTAAIYAPLDGMNEKGLCVSVNMIEDNEAVDQNTDKPDITTTTAVRLLLDKAATVDEAIQLLGQYDMHASKGMTVHFAVADNSGKCVAVEYLNDEMIVTDTPVVTNFYFAEGEKNGKGTQQSHERYDILMKTISDTESFDSESVMSALESVSKHHYNDGETTEWSAVFDQKTGEAVYCHRENYDKKYTFSINGQEE